ACCCTACATCTGATTCCTCCCAGGATGACTGGGCCCTCAGAGGACAAGGGGAACGCAAGGAAGAAGGAGCAACGTCAACCTGAGGTCTAGGTGTACAGAGCAGGCCAGGCTACAGCCACCTGAAGGCCCTACCCCAATTCTTCCATCGCCATCACAGTTGTCAGACAAGATCTTCCACATTGCATTCAACCCACCTACACCTCAGATAGCCTAATCACCCTGAAGGTCTAAGCCTTCACATGGGGTTTCACTTTCCCTGGCAACTACAATCCCGTTGTCCCTTTTTGGTGGGCTTTCCAACAGCCACCACAGTTGCTGCCCTTTTCCTCCTCGAGTCATCAAGCATCTCTTCTCCCTCACCTGAAATATGAGTGAAATGTAAGATAAACCACGTTCTTCCCATCGACCCTCTAAAGAGAAGGTTTTCTAAGGTGCAGCATGTAGTTGCATGAATCAAACATCAATAGAAAATGGGTCCGTATGTCTCCTTTTGTCTTGAAATCTCCTGTGCCCTACTGGGCCTCGCAAATGCACATCCAGGTGGAGTAAGTTCATGTGGAGCCACTCTGGTTCCTAAGTCCCTGCTCTTTAGAGAGGACGGACCCTCACACCAgctgttttccatttccatctACTCTGTCTAAAGGGTTTAGTGCTCTTTGCCCTGGAaactgcccccagccctgcgtgTGGCTGTAGGGTGTAAGGTGGGGTTCACACCTCCCGTCCCAGACAGCCCTGAGAAAGGCACATTCCCCTCACACTGAGCACTGCCCAGGCCAGGCTGgctttaaattttgctttaaaaagtgtCATAAAATGACTTTGTTCTTTCAGCAGTCATGCAGCACTGCGAGTCATCCCTCTGGAATATTCTGGCATTTGTTCTGATACCATCAGTCTATAAAACAGCTGATaattttctcctgtattttttttcctgaaagcccTGAGGCTgaaatttgacatttttcttcatttacgGGATGAAAGAAAGCTGCTCAGGACTCGTTCAGCCCATAGCCCAAAGAGCACATGTCAGCCTGCTGGTGTCACACAGCAAGCCCCACTGCAGGTACATCCTCTGACAGACTTTTTATTCAAGGCGACTGCAAATACTTTGGTTTTCTCAGTAGAGGGAGCTTCTCACATACCAGTTTGAGCACCGCAGCGGTCGAACCCTTTGAAACCACGTCCCATTTCTGACTGTACAACCCCGTACCAAACAAGCATGCAGGAAACGTGGTGGTAGGTGATTAGGGAAATGTACTCCTAGCCCCTAATAACCACGGGCTAGTTTATTTATTGAATTAAGGCTTGCAGCCTTTCCAAAATTCCCGTTCAGTTTTCATAGGCATTGCTGTTAAAATGCCCATCCTTTTGGTGTaccacccagcagcagctcggtGGCAGCCAGTACCAGGGCTAAGTGAGATCGCATGAAAAAAGGGCTTTCTCACTGTTTTCAATGCCTTTCTCTGCTTCCACTGAATGCCTCTTGATACTTTTCTTACGGAGACAGAAGTTATCAGCCTACTTTCTTCCGCAGCTCCAGCGCTCTGCACACTATTATCATGTCCCTTTAGCTGTCTCCTTAGAAAAATAGCCGCGTCTTTTAATTCTTTGTCCAAAAGCCTTTGCACAGTTATTGCTAAGCCCTGCTTTTGTAGTGAACAAAGTCCTGCCGGAGCAATCTGTGATGAGCTCTCCCCAAGGAGAGGGGTGACCCCCGCGCAGCCGGTGAGaagcccctgctctgctccctgccctccacCCTCACAAGTGGCTGAACTCCATCAGAGAGCTGATCCGGGCAGGAaaagatgaatttaaaaaacagtttaactCTTCAGTCAGATGGGTTCTCCAACCTGTTGTACAGAGTGACAGCAGAAGCATTTGTGCCGCACAGCATGCCCAGAACAGCGTGAGTGGGCGGCGGGGATGGCAGGCGAGGGAGGgcgaggaggaagggaagaggactGCTTTTTTAGGAAGCAGCAACAGCTTAAGGACACATGAAATGGTAATTGAAGAGAATTGGGGTTTTAGTCTTACAGAAGATACCGGGGGAATCTCAGCTTTTCAGACCATATTTGTAGATGGCGTTTTGCTAAGCCGACATCGGTTGTTGGATGATGTTTTGCTCGCGCCTAAAATagctaaaactgaaaaatatcagccttaaaaaaatctcccctcctcttccctcccgaTTCCTGCATCTTCTGTGCTTGGCATCGGTGTGTACATAGGCAATTTCGCTGTGATCTTAACAATGATTCATTTCTCTATTCCAGAGCACGTTTTCGCACTGCAGTCTTTAAGCTCACCTGCTCCCTTCCCGCTGCCTAGGGCCTTACaaaaacaagagcagagcacagaaaacGTTATAAACGCTTTTAATGgatctccattaaaaaaaaaaataataaaataaaataaaaaaaatcgaAGTAGTATTTCCACCAAAGGTATGAATATCTCCTTATGAATAAATGATGCTGTTACCCAATAAGCCCTGCACTTGACCACTCTCAGATCAAGCACAATTATTTAGCTCCTTCACGGAGGTTAAAATAACCTCTCCTAGAGCAGGGGAAACTTCTTTGTCATGCATAATTCCAGCCAGCAGGCAAATTGGTAAACAAAAGGCGATAACATCAATTCAGGtacaagaaggaaaagcacCAGCGTAGTACAGCCTGGCCACGAATGCAATAAACGCAACTTGCGAATAAAGTTAGGCTGGAAAATCGGGAGACCACCTCAAAACGTCGGAGCAGCGAAGCCGCAGATGAGTTTTTTGATAAAAACGGGGAAAAAAGAACGAGCAAGGCCCAGAACGGTGGCTCCATTTTCTGAAGGAGACACAAGGTGTGGCTGCCGAGCTTTGAACCCCACTGCTCTTATCACCCTGATGGACCTGATGACACCAGCCTTGTCCCCTGATGCCACCAGCCCCTGACCCATGGGGGGGTCCCAGACCCTCAGACCCCAtccccatgggtgcccccaCCTGGAGCCCCCACCCCAGCCTCACCCCTCTGGGGGTGCCCCAGGTCCTGTCCCCGTGAGGgtgcccccagcctgccccctccccgctcctgATCTCCCAAGGGTGCCCCCACTTGGGTGCCCCCACTGCATCCCCCACCCCATCCATCCCTGTGCCCCcagggtgcccccaccccaggacccccaccccaggacccccatccccatccccatccccatccccaaccgTATCCCtatccccgtccctgtccctgtcccctcagGGTGCCcccacccaagggtgcccccccccctcccctccccttcccctgggtgccccctccccaagccccgccccctccccttagccccgcccccagccccgcccctcccctctcccccccctcccccctccgcGGGGTATTCCCGGTCCCGCCTCTCCGCCCCCTCCCAACCAATCACCGCCCCCCGCGCCTGGTCCGATCTCCCCGCAGCGCCCTCATTggccgctcccctcccctctcctcagcGCGGCAGCCAATAGCGGCGCGGGGCGCGCGGGTGGGAGGGGGGCGGCAGCGGCGCCGGGTCCTAGCGCCGGGCTGAGGCGGGAGCCGGGAACCGGGATCGCGATCGCGCTCGGCGCTGAGGCAgaggctgaggagaggggggcggcgggcgccATGTCGGCGCTGTGGTCGCTGTgcgcggggctgctgctgctgctgctgtgggtgcGGCACCGCGGGCTGGAGGCCGTGCTGGTGCACCACCGCTGGGTCTTCGTctgcctcttcctgctgccGCTCTCCATCCTCTTCGACGTCTACTACCAGCTCCGCGCCTGGGCCGTCAGGCGCCTGCACAGCGCCCCGAGGCTGCACGCACAGCGGGTCCGGCACATCCAGCGCCAGGTGGGCCCCTcacggcaccgggggggggcgaAAAACCGGCAGTGAGGGGCCCCCCAGGGGatccggggggctccgggggggggttggggctCGGATTTGGGGTCCCGAGGTTAAATCCTAAAGGTTTTGGGGGGTTGGAGGTGCCCCCCTTCGTCACCGCCTTCCCTGTGGTGGGGTTTGGTTCGTAAGTTTGTGGGGTTGTGAGGCAGCCAGAGCAGTCACCCACCCGCTGGGAAGTGgcaatatttataaatatttgtcaCACTGAGGGAAAATTCACCACAGAAGGGGTGTTTCTCGCTCAAAGCGTCTCCCTCTTGGCGTTCCCTGCAGGTTCGGGAGTGGAAGgatgaaggcagcaggaggtACATGTGCACCGGGCGGCCCGGCTGGCTGACCGTGTCGCTGCGCGTGGGGAAGTACAAGAAGGTGCACAAGAACATCATGATCAACCTGATGGATGTGCTGGAAGTGGACAGCGAGCGGCAGGTAACGTTCCCCACAACACCAAAACCTACAGCATTTTGTACCGTATTTATAGCCCAGGAGCAGGACCCCATCCAGAACAAAAGATATTCCCGGCAGTAGGCTCTGCAGACCCACCAATATTCGGGTTTTACAACATGCACTTGGATCCCTCTGTCCAAAAAAACAGCATATGGGATTGCTTAGTTTTACGTGCTGAAGCCTGAAAGCCCAGATTGATTTATGGGCTTGGGGACTGAGCAACAAGatgctgaggcaggggaggaatCACTAAACAGTTCCAACTATTTTTAGTAGCGCTCTTGGGGAAGTAAGGCTCTGAGTTCTGATAACAGATGGGACTACAATCCAGTTAGCCATGGTTTGTCATCACTAACGCCAAACACTTAGCTTATGCCTGATGGGAGGattggggttttttttggctttttagGTGGTTCGTGTGGAACCTTTGGTCACCATGGGCCAGCTGACTGCGTACCTGAATCCTATGGGCTGGACTATTCCTGTGGTGCCAGAGCTCGATGACCTTACAGTAGGTAAGAGTTGTTGTGATGACAAGAGACTGATGGATTTTGCTGcgttttcatttgcttttatgcAGTAGCGCCTTGCCGTATTTAAAAGTTTCCTGAAATACTCTGTGTTCTGTTAAGGTATTTGTATTACAAGcacttattttttccaaataatcttAAAAGCCACACCCAGAGCTCAAAAGCAAAGCTTTGTTCTCGTAAATCACATTCATTCTGAAGCGTGTTTCATTTGGTTTGTTATGTGCTCTCTCAACAAGGTGGTTTGATCATGGGAACCGGCATTGAGTCTTCATCCCATATCTATGGACTTTTTCAACATACCTGTGTGGCCTATGAACTTGTTCTTGCTGATGGAAGCCTTGTGAGATGTACACCAGTAagacaaaatgttattttgctaTCATTTACAATGTCATTGACCTTGTCAGTATGGATATATGATTGAGTATGACATACTTTTTGCAGACTGAAAATTCAGACCTATTTTATGCAGTGCCTTGGTCTTGTGGTACTCTGGGTTTCCTGgttgcagcagaaataaaaatgattccTGCCAAGAAATACGTCAAAATCCATTACAAGCCCGTAAGAGGACTGCAGAATATTTGTGAAAAGTTTACCGAAGAGTCtaagaaaaaggagaataatTTTGTGGAAGGACTCGTATATTCTTTGGACGAAGCAGTCATCATGACAGGAGTCCTGACTGATGAAGCTGAACAAAGCAAGGTAACTAAAGGGAAGTTATTCACAATGAAAACAATGCCCCCAAGGTTTAATCAGAGCTACGCTACCATATGACATTATACAACTAGAATCATTATAAGATTAGAACAATCTCTTAATATGGGATGAAAACTTAGATCTGTCCTCCAGGATGCTTTAAATTGCAGCTCTTTGTTACTACAGCAGAGTCTGTACTCTAAATCTCTTCAATTGATGGGAAGCGACCCATTGATTTCCGTTATTACTGCAAATAATTTAATCTGCCTTTGCTTTGCAGTACCCAGGGAGGAAGAGAAGTATCTTTTTTTCATATACTCTGTTTCAACCTGCAGTTATTCAGAGCAACTCTTTCCCCAGCACCTCTTAATGCAGTTAATGCTACTAGTAAGACAAATCAGGCATGTTTATAGAATGGACGTGCTGTCTGTTCACTGCGTTGCTCAACCTGGATGTTTCTCCTCTGCCACAGTGGGGCTTCGGATTAATGATGGGTTGAGAGGTCAGTGTCTTAGGAATCTGGTTCTGCCACATTCATGGTCTCCTATTACCCTGCCCATAACATGCAGGCCTTGTTTAAATTCTCCATCGTGAGAAGAATGTTAAGAGGGAGCTGTGCATGTGGCCggaagaaggagaaatgaaGGCTTTCTAGATTTCTTGAGACAGTCTCTTTTGAACTGTCACAGAGGATATAATGTTGATCCTTCATGGTAAAGGAATTTCGGGGATGTACTTAATGTTGTCTGGTAAGGTGTCATTGTCGTCCATGTTGGGATTTGCTAATGAGTGTATGTTTCCTTGCAGATAAACAGAATTGGCAACTACTACAAGCCATGGTTCTTCAAGCATGTGGAGAAGTATTTGAAAGCTGACAGGACTGGGATTGAATACATTCCCTCGAGACATTATTACCATAGACATACACGTAGCATCTTCTGGGAACTCCAGGTAAGACCAgttccaaaattaaaataacatctaCAGAAAGCTGCTCAGCTCTTTCCCCGTGTAGGCACAACGTGCCTTCCTCCCCTTGGCAACACTTCTGTCTtgaatgacagagaaaaaacaatgaagtTCGCAGCAAATATAAAGCCCTGTATTTGGGCAACACAAAGCCAAAGCCGCTACTTTATATTTAAGGCATCAGATCGTAACTTCCTAATTTTGGTTTCAGtgcttttctgaatttaaaatgtaaatacatacTTAAGCGTTAAGATTTTACGCCTACTAAGTGATTTCCAAAGACAAACGGTGGAAAAACCATGAATGTGTCAATCGTGGCTGAAAATGTGCCCTGCCTAAACTCATAATGCTCATTGTTTAGTTGcatcattaattttaattacatgAACGCATTTGTAGTGATGTGCATTTATGCAAAACTTTTATTTGGCATGCTGAAAGATTACTATTGCCACATTTTGAATCTTCGGAGTGAGATACCAAATCCTTTCAGCTGCTGGATAAATTAAGTAGGAGTTTGCTATGTAGAAAGTACTTCACATTTTACAGCTGTAACATTCTTCTAAGGCCTGATCTTGCATGTGTCAGCTCTTGAAGGAGTTTTGCAAGTTTAGCTTCTTATGAGCTCCTTACACCCGTTTTTTAAGATAATAGCCTACTTCTCTTGGAACTTCATTATCTGAAAGTATTTGGGGCTGACTGTGTACTGGGATTCGTATGGCTCTGAAAATCATTTGTCATAAGCAGACGAGGCTTAGGAATGGGCTGTGCAGCTAAATTCAGTCCAGACCTCTCTTAGTTCCTGTTTGTATTATAATAGCTCAGCAAAAGTATCAGCAGTTAAATTTATTGAAAATCTCATTTAATATTGCTCTGAGGATTCTCAGGCATTGTCTTTTGCTTCACTTACACGTTCCTAAAtcaaacttttcttctttcctttttaaaggatATCATTCCTTTTGGCAATAACCCTGTTTTCCGTTACCTGTTTGGCTGGATGGTTCCTCCAAAAATCTCTTTGTTAAAACTCACCCAAGGAGAAGCGATTCGAAAGCTGTACGAGCAGCACCACGTCGTACAAGACATGCTGGTCCCGATGAAGAGCCTTGAAAAATCTATCCAAACCTTCCATGTCGACCTTAACGTAAGAACACCCATTTTTAAACCACAGCGAATTCCAGAGTGCACGTTACAAGGACAGTGACTCTTGGTTTTAAAGCATGATAGTCTGCTTGTGGGAAAGGTCATTATCTTATCGGGGAGGGACTGTTCTTTGCAAGTCCATGACACAAGGCTGCAGGAGTGAACATAGCTTTCTGAAGAATATAAACATGACATTCAAATTCTAGTTAGAAGGCCAGCACTTCTAAAAGATTTCATCACTTAGCAAGGcttgaattgatttttttcacctAAATCACTGGCAGTCATGCTAAAACCATATTGTGGaaattgttttccctttcttgtttttatttctggatttattttagtTTGTATAAGAAGTACAAATCTGGTTATTTCAGTTTTGGACTGACCTGGTAAAGAAAACACTTAGTTCCCTTTTTATTCAGGATGTATTCAGTCTTTGCTTTGGGATTGGGGTGGGGAggtcatttctattttaaaggtACATTCTGGTCTTTAAGGATTTGGAGGGGCGAATGTAATTCCTGGATCACACTGCACATACTCTGAGCATCTTAATTAGTTTGTGCTACAGTCATTAGAAAGTGGATCTAAAAACCACAGCTAGAGAACGGGAGAGGAAGAGCTGTGTAAGATCTGATCCCAAACTGGGGCAATGTCCtcttaattcttcattttgtcGCCTTTACTAAGAGATATTCTCAACAAAATGGTCATTTAAGCTAAGTGACGGGATGTTTTCTTACCTCTGCAGGTATACCCTCTGTGGTTATGCCCTTTCATATTGCCCAATAACCCTGGTATGGTCCACCCAAAAGGGAATGAGGCAGAGCTCTACGTGGACATCGGAGCTTACGGAGAGcccaaaaggaaacaatttgAAGCCAGGGCTTCAATGAGGCAGATGGAAAAGTTCGTAAGAAGCGTGCATGGGTAAGGTTCCCACTCGTTAACGTGGTATCAGTGCCGTATAACTGACAGCTGTGGAGTTTAATCACATTTATTTCGCAGTACAGCACTTCAGTATTGCAATAATTTAACAGCCACCACAATGAAAAGCTACCTTTAATTACCAGGCTTGACGgtacaatttttaaatacaactgTGACTTTAGTGATTCGATTGCAAACCCCAAGCTAATAAACGGGCTCGCTGGCTGAAGTTCTTGGCAGCGTGTTTGGGAGCTAGGTAGCTTCCAAACGGGTCACCCATGCATCCTTTCAGCTCCAGCCTGCTCTGGGAGTAGAATCTGCTGCAACAAAACATGTCCACGCAAGCAGAAAGACCTCAGCAGGTCTGCACTGATGGTGTGGAAACCAGTTTCTGTGCTGAACTGGTGTTAGCGTGGGTTGGTGACCACTCACCTCCCGTCCTTAGgagggcaggcactgagcttgCCCACTGAAGCTGACTTGTTTGGAGGCTGGTTCAGAGCAGGGGCAGCACAGGAGCTGTTCTGGCCGCAGCTGGCCACAGCCCCTTCAGGAATCCCGCAGGCTGTTAAAGCTTGGACAGCTTCCCGGCCTGCCCTTGGGgctgtcctgctccctgccctcctggcaGCGCCTgtggcagctctgccctgtCCTTGGCTGCTGTGTCCTCGTGCGGGGAGCTGAGCCTTGACTGTTCACCCTGATCCCTAGGCGGTGGGAGCCCTTCCTCTCACAGGTGGCACTTTCAGAgcctccttctccctgccctgctcctcgtTACACAGGACCACAGCGAGATATGCACCCACCATCTGTCAGCGACTCGTGCCAGCCTAATTTGCTGTAGGAGTGTCAGTAGAGAAGCAGTTACTTGTTTCTCAGGAACAAAAACCAACTCCGTGGTATTTTTACACTGTTAGTATAAGTTAACTCC
The sequence above is drawn from the Anas acuta chromosome 8, bAnaAcu1.1, whole genome shotgun sequence genome and encodes:
- the DHCR24 gene encoding delta(24)-sterol reductase, with the translated sequence MSALWSLCAGLLLLLLWVRHRGLEAVLVHHRWVFVCLFLLPLSILFDVYYQLRAWAVRRLHSAPRLHAQRVRHIQRQVREWKDEGSRRYMCTGRPGWLTVSLRVGKYKKVHKNIMINLMDVLEVDSERQVVRVEPLVTMGQLTAYLNPMGWTIPVVPELDDLTVGGLIMGTGIESSSHIYGLFQHTCVAYELVLADGSLVRCTPTENSDLFYAVPWSCGTLGFLVAAEIKMIPAKKYVKIHYKPVRGLQNICEKFTEESKKKENNFVEGLVYSLDEAVIMTGVLTDEAEQSKINRIGNYYKPWFFKHVEKYLKADRTGIEYIPSRHYYHRHTRSIFWELQDIIPFGNNPVFRYLFGWMVPPKISLLKLTQGEAIRKLYEQHHVVQDMLVPMKSLEKSIQTFHVDLNVYPLWLCPFILPNNPGMVHPKGNEAELYVDIGAYGEPKRKQFEARASMRQMEKFVRSVHGFQMLYADCYMTREEFWDMFDGSLYHKLREQMNCKDAFPEVYDKICKAARH